The following are from one region of the Methanomassiliicoccales archaeon LGM-DZ1 genome:
- a CDS encoding energy-coupling factor transporter transmembrane component T codes for MARGLISDQVEMDELAYSSRMVDWSPLGKLLFTVLLLVTGLLTKSIAVPMAAFCIGLGLMAYSTNMKLPPIIALAIGEAVLIMVIGCGMISILGDKSQPALMEGKLLWFDMYMTEDSFNQAWLVFFRAVAGVTLMLAFASSTPIPHLAQACRKLHLPREIIEIVVLIYRYAFLLLERMLVLIKAAQCRLGYNGGMRTIRAYAGAMVGTFLFSMEIAEKSDAALASRNYLGVFPVYRRPKGISAAWVIASMACAACLWCFGEYVIDWNGMAELFSPLFGWDL; via the coding sequence ATGGCGCGCGGGCTCATAAGCGACCAGGTGGAGATGGACGAGCTGGCATACAGCTCGCGCATGGTCGACTGGTCCCCCCTCGGGAAGCTCCTGTTCACCGTGCTCCTGCTGGTGACCGGGCTCCTGACCAAAAGCATAGCCGTCCCGATGGCCGCGTTCTGCATCGGGCTGGGCCTGATGGCCTACTCCACCAACATGAAGCTCCCGCCGATCATAGCGTTGGCCATCGGCGAGGCGGTCCTCATAATGGTCATCGGCTGCGGGATGATCTCCATCCTCGGCGACAAGTCCCAGCCTGCTCTGATGGAAGGGAAGCTGCTGTGGTTCGACATGTACATGACCGAGGACAGCTTCAACCAGGCCTGGCTGGTCTTCTTCAGGGCGGTGGCCGGCGTGACGCTCATGCTGGCCTTCGCCAGCTCCACGCCGATACCCCATCTGGCGCAGGCGTGCAGGAAGCTGCATCTGCCCAGGGAGATAATCGAGATCGTGGTGCTGATCTACCGCTACGCCTTCCTCCTGCTGGAGAGGATGCTGGTGCTCATCAAGGCCGCCCAATGCCGCCTCGGGTACAACGGGGGAATGCGCACGATCAGAGCTTATGCGGGGGCCATGGTGGGGACTTTCCTGTTCTCCATGGAGATCGCCGAGAAATCCGACGCGGCCCTGGCGAGCAGGAACTACCTGGGGGTTTTCCCCGTCTACAGGCGCCCCAAAGGGATCTCGGCCGCCTGGGTCATTGCATCCATGGCATGCGCGGCATGCCTCTGGTGCTTCGGAGAGTATGTTATCGATTGGAACGGGATGGCCGAGCTCTTCTCGCCGCTTTTCGGGTGGGACCTGTGA
- a CDS encoding ABC transporter ATP-binding protein: MSGSVFRLEGVSYSYGGTDRKALDNVTLDIEEGSRTAILGANGSGKSTMFYSMDGVYKPSEGQVLHRGKPISYTVPGLTRLRADVSVVLQNPDEQMFSSTVEDDVAFGAVNTGATRKDIDRRIDGALRLVRMTEYRRVPLHQLSGGQRKRVSIAGALAVRPRVLIMDEPTAGLDPQAYMEVMELAERLRLMGVTVIISTHDVDLAYSWADKVHVMNAGKHVYEGSSEGFYGDPAAVRACGLFRPAVYEMNEALSRMSGSGPDPYPRTVGEYLAKFGGSGKAGTVHCVSCPSDGEGVAGRYAEEVARAGEDSRRGITGMDSRDAVSAARLRADFYFGGIDSCLTEAVLGRDSVLVFDKVYAPLVKERAERIRSFGADVGLEGDI, translated from the coding sequence GTGAGCGGCAGCGTCTTCAGGCTGGAAGGCGTGTCCTACAGCTACGGGGGCACCGACCGCAAAGCTCTGGATAATGTCACGCTCGATATAGAGGAGGGGAGCCGCACCGCGATCCTGGGGGCCAACGGGTCCGGGAAGTCCACTATGTTCTATTCCATGGACGGAGTGTACAAGCCGTCGGAAGGGCAGGTGCTCCACCGCGGTAAGCCGATCTCCTACACGGTCCCGGGGCTCACCCGGCTCCGCGCGGATGTCTCCGTCGTCCTGCAGAACCCCGACGAGCAGATGTTCTCCTCCACCGTGGAGGACGACGTCGCCTTCGGGGCGGTGAACACCGGCGCCACCAGGAAGGACATCGACAGGAGGATAGACGGGGCTCTGCGCCTGGTCCGCATGACCGAGTACCGCCGCGTCCCGCTGCACCAGCTCTCGGGAGGGCAGAGGAAGAGGGTATCGATAGCCGGCGCCCTCGCCGTCCGTCCGCGGGTGCTGATCATGGACGAGCCCACCGCCGGCCTGGACCCGCAGGCGTACATGGAGGTCATGGAGCTCGCGGAGAGGCTCCGTCTGATGGGCGTCACCGTGATAATCTCCACCCACGACGTGGACCTGGCATATTCATGGGCCGACAAGGTCCATGTGATGAACGCCGGGAAGCACGTCTACGAGGGGAGCTCCGAAGGGTTCTACGGGGACCCGGCCGCCGTCCGTGCCTGCGGGCTGTTCAGGCCGGCGGTCTACGAGATGAACGAGGCCCTGTCCAGGATGTCCGGGTCCGGGCCCGATCCCTACCCGAGGACGGTCGGGGAGTACCTGGCCAAGTTCGGGGGCTCCGGGAAGGCCGGCACGGTCCATTGCGTGAGCTGCCCCTCCGATGGGGAAGGCGTCGCCGGGAGGTACGCCGAGGAGGTCGCCAGGGCGGGAGAGGATTCCCGCCGCGGCATCACCGGCATGGACTCCAGGGACGCGGTCTCGGCCGCCCGCCTGAGGGCGGACTTCTACTTCGGCGGGATAGATTCCTGCCTCACCGAGGCCGTCCTCGGGAGGGATTCCGTGCTGGTGTTCGATAAGGTATATGCCCCGCTGGTGAAGGAGAGGGCGGAGAGGATCAGGAGCTTCGGCGCCGATGTGGGACTGGAGGGCGACATATGA
- a CDS encoding ATP-binding cassette domain-containing protein, whose amino-acid sequence MTDVPIMELRDVDFSYGRGKGKALDGLNLKVRKGSRTAVIGANGAGKSTMFWNMNGIYRPDSGEVLYDGVPLKYGRRALTRLRSDVAVLFQNPDEVLFRPIVGQDVAFGPENMKLPRDEVESRVSEALRMVGMEEYRDRPVMKLSYGQRKRVAIAGIIAMKPRLLIMDEPTAGLDPQMASEVMEIARQLNEEGVTVVMASHDTDLIYSWAQEIHVMRHGKCVYSGDPEGFFSDGTAVYLAGLMPPRIFLMNRGLCELRGKDPAPYPRTYAQLICKTAEGRGDAGKFNILPVPNGCDVLDVKDSLSAAGLLEVPKGICGRSARCTEGLLTRARIDYVCGAADACMARAMEGTDTALICDPAMVGCVLSSLEFSERCGWGTIPHEVLPECVHRGRKSED is encoded by the coding sequence ATGACCGATGTTCCCATCATGGAGCTCAGGGACGTCGATTTCAGCTACGGCCGCGGGAAGGGGAAGGCGCTGGACGGGCTGAACCTGAAGGTCCGCAAAGGTTCCAGGACCGCGGTCATCGGGGCGAACGGCGCCGGGAAGTCCACGATGTTCTGGAACATGAACGGGATCTACCGCCCCGATTCGGGCGAGGTGCTGTACGACGGCGTCCCGCTGAAGTACGGCCGCCGTGCGCTCACCCGGCTACGCTCCGACGTCGCCGTCCTCTTCCAGAACCCCGACGAGGTGCTGTTCCGTCCCATCGTGGGGCAGGACGTGGCCTTCGGCCCGGAGAACATGAAGCTCCCGAGGGACGAGGTCGAGTCGCGCGTGTCCGAGGCCCTCCGCATGGTCGGCATGGAGGAGTACCGCGACCGCCCTGTCATGAAGCTCTCCTACGGCCAGAGGAAGAGGGTGGCCATCGCCGGCATCATCGCGATGAAGCCCCGCCTCCTGATCATGGACGAGCCCACCGCCGGCCTGGACCCGCAGATGGCCTCTGAGGTCATGGAGATAGCCAGGCAGCTGAACGAGGAGGGCGTGACCGTGGTGATGGCGTCCCACGACACCGATCTGATCTACTCCTGGGCGCAGGAGATTCATGTCATGAGGCACGGGAAGTGCGTGTACTCGGGAGACCCGGAAGGCTTCTTCTCGGACGGGACCGCCGTGTACCTGGCCGGGCTGATGCCTCCGCGCATATTCCTGATGAACAGGGGGCTCTGCGAACTGCGCGGGAAGGACCCGGCGCCTTATCCGAGGACCTATGCCCAGCTGATCTGCAAAACTGCCGAGGGCAGGGGTGACGCCGGGAAGTTCAACATCCTGCCGGTCCCGAACGGCTGCGATGTCCTAGATGTGAAGGACTCCCTCTCCGCGGCGGGGTTGCTGGAGGTTCCGAAAGGTATCTGCGGAAGAAGTGCCAGATGCACCGAGGGGCTCCTGACCAGGGCACGCATCGATTATGTGTGCGGAGCGGCGGACGCCTGCATGGCCAGAGCGATGGAGGGCACCGACACGGCGCTCATATGCGACCCCGCGATGGTTGGCTGCGTCCTGTCCTCCCTGGAGTTCTCCGAGCGCTGCGGATGGGGGACGATACCTCACGAGGTCCTCCCCGAGTGCGTGCACAGGGGCAGGAAGTCAGAGGACTGA
- a CDS encoding aquaporin, with amino-acid sequence MDAIEIRKYMAELVGTFVLVLAGVGTAVLTGDLVATAFAFGLSVVVMSVTVGQISGCHLNPAVSLGMALDKRITWTEFVFYLIFQVIGAIIGAFVVALFAMGMNDCALDDLANVGSNHLVQDDVAYSILIEVVLTFVFVLVALAATAKNGMDKYAGLFIGLTLTMVHFIGINLTGTSVNPARSIGPAIVDAIADVGNAGDVWVFIIAPLIGAAIAWAVWKYVLCDPKKEA; translated from the coding sequence ATGGATGCAATTGAAATAAGGAAATACATGGCTGAGCTGGTCGGCACTTTCGTCCTCGTTCTCGCCGGTGTAGGGACCGCTGTCCTGACCGGCGACCTCGTGGCCACCGCCTTCGCCTTCGGTCTGTCTGTAGTCGTCATGTCGGTTACCGTCGGACAGATCTCAGGCTGCCACCTCAACCCCGCTGTCTCGCTCGGCATGGCCCTCGACAAGAGGATCACCTGGACCGAGTTTGTGTTCTATCTCATCTTCCAGGTCATCGGCGCCATCATCGGAGCCTTCGTCGTCGCCCTGTTCGCCATGGGAATGAACGACTGCGCTCTCGACGATCTCGCCAACGTCGGATCCAACCACCTCGTCCAGGACGACGTCGCATACTCCATCCTGATCGAGGTCGTCCTGACCTTCGTCTTCGTCCTCGTCGCTCTGGCTGCCACTGCCAAGAACGGCATGGACAAGTACGCCGGACTCTTCATCGGCCTCACCCTGACCATGGTCCACTTCATCGGGATCAACCTGACCGGAACCTCCGTCAACCCCGCCAGGTCCATCGGCCCCGCTATCGTCGACGCCATCGCCGACGTCGGCAACGCCGGAGACGTCTGGGTGTTCATCATCGCACCCCTCATCGGCGCTGCGATCGCCTGGGCCGTCTGGAAGTACGTCCTCTGCGACCCCAAGAAGGAAGCCTGA
- a CDS encoding tetratricopeptide repeat protein: MNGRPVFGNKTETEEWEAVQRIDRAKDKVKALSDIVVKITLSDVPVHSAILTDVINRVAEHDDVDDWENVLKDLVAKRRPQDTRPVLAAAEYCIKLGRADLAKEYLDTVKETSDVPMACVAWAKYFELVGDVKSAVRQLYTAISSDPCCKEAYTMLEKLDPENDWADLLACECIWAKEPFDEPPEKNTPEHDLYGIYHEWFVDGGEKAIHAQTLLTNHKLFNEGESMFLIVRARMAVSGRDWTVAEKMYSAATAGRRVGPAMLCEIAEMYAAQGDYGKALSKYRDAEASDPGSARVAMGLIDSYTGLGKVNEAVEVTKEFLPSETSGYDAYLHVADILLKKGYLDEAYSNAESVFITYPNDCRTSVLLSKISMARGDTVSAGKQAKDAVHADPKDPEALAHMSKVCLAAGDIKSAVKYGRKAVKYGPSNVNAHISLMEAYRQSGDSGKTISECQAVLALDGGNSEASDTLASLQFEASQRTRTDDLSSKIEGEDAFVQKLGDLISAGDYDEALTLCSTHESQFGGLAIVRRLRGNAEYALGEYAKASASYASAVAVQQDAETWYSKGMADEALGDLESAESSYDRAIMMDIKNDKYWISKGCVQEKKGDRAEAVKSFNRAIELNPVSSYALARKAAIFAEEGRYEDALHYLSMAGMVEPNNDAIYALRMKICLKASRYREVIDIGTKLLRSKSEPDDTIVYCIVQAYIGSGDTSGAEKVLEKPLRNNPESEILMRASRDLYVAMSRNDEIIQVCRSLLRVAPHDRVTKKDLADALFRTGKGEEAASIYASLNESASTEKIDEAGSMKDPEANMAVARSLMEARDYVGAGKMADRALNADPNNTDYILFRASLYRVSDSARIAEAYLSQNIQRNPAAAPLYVYAGDLRVEEKDYEGAIEAYNKAMEKGIKSASLYDKLGSVQKAMGRTDAAMQSYEAALRLDPKDDSAGKELAKLQISKKMYDRALMTIDNALAVHPSSDGFAIKASACRGLKDRDGVKDAYSKFIAYPNPAEEDVRAVIAALNSVNLRAEADSMKDGISQEAVKETHLVPQSVMRTAERIMRRAYMMGLAIDDQDVLDAIGADESEAAVAYLKNIPEYGEVVYGAAGYERMEALSRNALVRSKVEKMSDITVEKAYMAGGARDAEEAKLLVGYIRSCPESKLPREIPDEYASIVPSVTKKDTPEQVMRDKGVGYFGARIILSAVE, from the coding sequence ATGAACGGAAGGCCGGTCTTCGGCAATAAGACCGAGACCGAGGAATGGGAAGCCGTCCAGAGGATCGACCGTGCTAAGGACAAGGTCAAGGCCCTGTCCGACATCGTCGTCAAGATCACGCTCTCGGACGTGCCTGTGCACTCGGCCATCCTCACAGATGTCATCAACAGGGTAGCGGAGCACGACGATGTCGATGACTGGGAGAACGTCCTGAAAGATCTGGTGGCCAAGAGGCGCCCGCAGGATACCCGCCCTGTGCTGGCGGCGGCCGAGTACTGCATCAAACTGGGCAGGGCGGACCTCGCCAAGGAGTATCTGGACACTGTCAAGGAGACCTCGGACGTGCCCATGGCCTGCGTGGCCTGGGCCAAGTACTTCGAGCTCGTAGGGGACGTCAAGAGCGCCGTCAGGCAGCTCTACACCGCGATATCCAGCGATCCCTGCTGCAAAGAAGCCTACACGATGCTCGAGAAGCTCGATCCGGAGAACGACTGGGCGGACCTGCTGGCCTGCGAGTGCATCTGGGCCAAGGAGCCGTTCGACGAGCCCCCCGAGAAGAACACCCCCGAGCACGACCTCTACGGGATCTACCATGAGTGGTTCGTGGACGGCGGGGAGAAGGCGATCCACGCCCAGACCCTGCTCACCAACCACAAGCTGTTCAACGAGGGCGAGAGCATGTTCCTCATCGTCCGCGCCAGGATGGCCGTGTCGGGCCGCGATTGGACCGTCGCCGAGAAGATGTACAGCGCCGCCACCGCTGGCAGACGCGTCGGGCCCGCCATGCTCTGCGAGATTGCCGAGATGTACGCCGCCCAGGGCGATTACGGGAAAGCTCTCTCCAAATACCGCGATGCCGAGGCCAGCGATCCCGGGTCTGCCAGGGTGGCCATGGGCCTCATCGACTCCTACACAGGCCTCGGTAAGGTCAACGAGGCCGTAGAGGTCACGAAAGAGTTCCTGCCTTCCGAGACCTCCGGTTACGATGCCTACCTGCATGTGGCCGATATACTGCTGAAGAAAGGATACCTCGACGAAGCGTACTCCAACGCCGAGAGCGTGTTCATAACATACCCCAACGACTGCAGGACGTCGGTCCTCCTCTCGAAGATCTCCATGGCCCGCGGGGACACGGTGTCCGCCGGGAAGCAGGCCAAGGATGCGGTCCATGCCGATCCCAAGGACCCGGAGGCCCTCGCCCACATGTCGAAGGTCTGCCTGGCCGCAGGGGACATAAAATCCGCTGTCAAGTACGGCAGGAAGGCTGTCAAGTACGGCCCTTCCAACGTCAATGCCCACATCTCCCTGATGGAGGCGTACCGCCAGTCCGGGGACAGCGGCAAGACCATCTCGGAGTGCCAGGCTGTTCTGGCGCTCGACGGGGGCAACAGCGAGGCATCCGACACCCTGGCGAGCCTTCAGTTCGAGGCGTCGCAGCGCACCCGCACCGACGACCTCTCGTCCAAGATCGAAGGCGAGGACGCGTTCGTCCAGAAGCTCGGCGACCTGATCTCCGCCGGGGACTACGACGAGGCGCTCACCCTTTGCTCGACCCATGAGTCCCAGTTCGGGGGGCTCGCCATCGTCCGCCGGCTGAGGGGCAACGCGGAGTACGCCCTCGGGGAGTACGCCAAGGCGTCCGCATCGTATGCCAGCGCCGTCGCCGTCCAGCAGGACGCCGAGACCTGGTACTCCAAAGGCATGGCCGACGAGGCCCTCGGGGACCTGGAATCGGCCGAGTCGTCCTATGACAGGGCGATCATGATGGATATCAAGAACGACAAGTACTGGATATCCAAAGGGTGCGTCCAGGAGAAGAAGGGCGACCGCGCCGAGGCCGTCAAGTCGTTCAACCGCGCCATCGAGCTGAACCCTGTCTCCTCGTACGCCCTGGCGAGGAAGGCGGCCATCTTCGCCGAGGAAGGCCGCTACGAGGACGCCCTGCACTACCTGTCCATGGCGGGCATGGTGGAGCCCAACAACGACGCCATCTACGCCCTGCGCATGAAGATCTGCCTGAAGGCCAGCAGGTACCGCGAGGTCATCGACATCGGCACCAAGCTCCTCAGGAGCAAGAGCGAGCCCGACGACACCATCGTCTACTGCATCGTGCAGGCTTACATCGGCTCCGGCGACACCTCGGGGGCCGAGAAGGTCCTGGAGAAGCCGCTCAGGAACAATCCCGAGTCGGAGATCCTCATGCGCGCATCGAGGGACCTCTACGTCGCCATGAGCAGGAACGATGAGATCATCCAGGTCTGCCGCTCTCTCCTCAGGGTGGCGCCGCACGACAGGGTGACCAAGAAGGACCTCGCCGACGCCCTCTTCCGCACCGGGAAGGGGGAGGAGGCGGCGTCCATCTATGCATCCCTCAACGAGTCCGCCTCGACGGAGAAGATCGACGAGGCCGGCTCCATGAAGGACCCGGAGGCCAACATGGCGGTTGCCAGGTCGCTGATGGAGGCTAGGGATTATGTCGGGGCCGGGAAGATGGCCGACCGCGCGCTCAACGCGGACCCCAACAACACCGACTACATCCTGTTCAGGGCGTCGCTGTACCGTGTCAGCGACAGTGCCAGGATAGCCGAGGCCTATCTCTCGCAGAACATCCAGAGGAACCCGGCGGCCGCCCCGCTGTACGTGTACGCGGGCGACCTGCGCGTGGAGGAGAAGGATTACGAGGGGGCCATCGAGGCCTACAACAAAGCGATGGAGAAGGGCATCAAATCCGCTTCCCTGTATGACAAGCTGGGTTCCGTCCAGAAGGCCATGGGCAGGACCGACGCCGCCATGCAGAGCTACGAGGCGGCGCTCAGGCTCGACCCGAAGGACGATTCCGCCGGGAAGGAGCTTGCGAAGCTGCAGATCTCCAAGAAGATGTACGACAGGGCTCTCATGACGATAGACAACGCCCTCGCCGTCCATCCCAGCTCCGACGGGTTCGCCATCAAGGCGTCCGCCTGTCGCGGGCTGAAGGACAGGGACGGCGTGAAGGACGCCTACTCCAAGTTCATCGCCTATCCCAACCCGGCCGAGGAGGACGTCAGGGCGGTCATCGCCGCGCTGAACAGCGTCAACCTCAGGGCCGAGGCGGACAGCATGAAGGACGGCATATCGCAGGAGGCCGTCAAGGAGACCCACCTCGTCCCGCAGAGCGTCATGAGGACCGCGGAGCGCATCATGCGCCGCGCCTACATGATGGGCCTGGCTATCGACGACCAGGACGTCCTCGACGCCATCGGCGCCGATGAGAGCGAGGCCGCGGTGGCCTACCTGAAGAACATCCCCGAGTACGGCGAGGTGGTCTACGGGGCCGCCGGCTACGAGAGGATGGAAGCGCTGTCCAGGAACGCGCTGGTCAGGTCCAAGGTCGAGAAGATGTCCGACATCACCGTCGAGAAGGCCTACATGGCTGGCGGCGCCAGGGATGCGGAGGAGGCCAAGCTCCTGGTCGGCTACATACGCAGCTGCCCCGAGTCCAAGCTCCCCAGGGAGATTCCCGACGAGTACGCCTCGATCGTCCCGAGCGTGACCAAGAAGGACACGCCGGAGCAGGTCATGAGGGACAAAGGCGTCGGGTACTTCGGCGCGAGGATCATCCTCTCGGCCGTGGAGTGA
- the truD gene encoding tRNA pseudouridine(13) synthase TruD, translated as MAFRECRTAEADVGMLYYLTGGAGTGGRIKAAPEDFVVTEVSSRPEPADNGRFTIATVTARNWETNRMIRLMSRQLGISRDRIGFAGTKDKRAVTTQLMSFLGSPDILGRLSLKDISISDVYTSNRGLKLGDLSGNDFRIRVSGCDMSEAEIEDSVSSVAAEIGTVGGFPNYYGVQRFGIVRPITHLVGEHLVRGDIEGAVRCYVCDPATNASKDDSAFGMREKLAAADDWGPLVGEIPEAMSFEKTMVMHMVDRPGDWVGAIAEMPVNLQMMFVHAYQSYLFNIMLSRRIAAGMPINRPAVGDIVIPLDPDGIPMHERPVRATDANIDLVDRQVRLGRAFVTGCLFGSASEFADGEMGEIERKVVEEQGLEPDNFIIPGLPHCSSEGGRREILCPVRDLSYEVSGNSYSLKFFLPKGNYATCLMREFMKSEITDY; from the coding sequence ATGGCCTTCAGGGAATGCCGCACCGCCGAAGCGGACGTCGGCATGCTCTATTACCTCACGGGCGGCGCGGGCACCGGCGGCCGCATCAAGGCCGCCCCCGAGGATTTCGTCGTCACCGAGGTCTCTTCCAGACCGGAGCCGGCCGACAACGGGCGCTTCACCATAGCCACGGTGACCGCCCGCAACTGGGAGACCAACCGCATGATCCGCCTGATGTCCCGCCAGTTGGGCATATCGCGCGACAGGATCGGCTTCGCCGGCACCAAGGACAAGCGCGCCGTCACCACCCAGCTGATGTCCTTCCTGGGCTCGCCGGACATCCTGGGCAGGCTGTCCCTCAAGGACATCAGCATATCCGATGTCTACACCTCCAACCGCGGGCTGAAGCTCGGGGACCTCTCCGGCAACGATTTCAGGATCAGGGTCTCCGGCTGCGATATGTCGGAAGCGGAGATCGAGGATTCTGTCAGCAGCGTCGCGGCGGAGATCGGGACCGTCGGAGGCTTCCCGAACTATTACGGAGTTCAGAGGTTCGGCATCGTCAGGCCCATAACCCATCTCGTCGGGGAGCATCTCGTCCGCGGGGATATCGAAGGTGCGGTCAGATGCTATGTCTGCGACCCGGCGACGAACGCGTCCAAGGACGATTCCGCCTTCGGCATGAGAGAGAAGCTGGCGGCCGCGGACGACTGGGGGCCGCTGGTCGGGGAGATCCCCGAAGCGATGAGCTTCGAGAAGACCATGGTCATGCACATGGTGGACCGCCCGGGCGATTGGGTCGGAGCCATCGCGGAGATGCCTGTGAACCTGCAGATGATGTTCGTCCACGCCTACCAGTCGTACCTGTTCAACATCATGCTCAGCAGGCGCATCGCGGCCGGGATGCCCATCAACAGGCCTGCCGTGGGGGACATCGTCATCCCGCTGGACCCTGACGGCATACCGATGCATGAGAGGCCCGTGAGGGCCACAGATGCCAACATCGACCTGGTCGACAGGCAGGTCAGGCTCGGCAGGGCGTTCGTCACCGGGTGCCTGTTCGGTTCCGCGAGCGAGTTCGCGGACGGAGAGATGGGGGAGATCGAGAGGAAGGTCGTGGAGGAGCAGGGCCTCGAGCCCGACAACTTCATCATTCCCGGCCTGCCGCACTGCAGCTCGGAAGGCGGCAGGAGGGAAATCCTCTGCCCGGTCAGGGACCTCTCTTACGAAGTATCCGGGAACTCTTACTCCCTGAAGTTCTTCCTGCCCAAAGGGAACTACGCGACCTGCCTCATGCGCGAGTTCATGAAATCCGAGATCACGGATTACTGA
- a CDS encoding DNA-directed RNA polymerase subunit L: MQMYVVTRSDEGKTLRIGLKDSSTTLVEPLIQELNSDKDVVYSRYIEDHPDLDDPYLEIKVSSGTPEAALKKAAEAVAAYFSKIEE; this comes from the coding sequence ATGCAGATGTACGTTGTGACCAGGTCCGACGAGGGCAAGACCCTCAGGATCGGGCTCAAAGATTCAAGCACAACCCTTGTGGAGCCCCTGATTCAGGAGCTCAACTCCGACAAGGACGTCGTTTACAGCAGGTACATCGAGGACCATCCCGACCTTGACGACCCCTACCTCGAGATCAAGGTCTCCTCCGGCACTCCCGAAGCGGCCCTGAAGAAGGCCGCCGAGGCGGTCGCAGCCTATTTCAGCAAAATCGAAGAGTGA